One window from the genome of Gadus morhua chromosome 16, gadMor3.0, whole genome shotgun sequence encodes:
- the zgc:162730 gene encoding mRNA decay activator protein ZFP36 translates to MSNMLDNFLSRNLLNLALDDAFSSPKSPSKVSGPSRLNRSVSFLIPPSSSSSSPTYSPSTEQVNNGDDSTTFWPDNIWSQASLTKQQQLPFRPDRSMSLTESSTTLLSYCSQLKDLDAFSLAPTTTTLAPPPGFPPSSSLATQIQPQTLLPSNRYKTELCRGFQESGSCKYSNKCQFAHGEAELRGLYRHPKYKTEPCRTFYNFGYCPYGTRCHFLHEEKSSGPLSSAKFSNQCQSLSNGGQNPRHQLRQSVSFAGFLGSSRSSPPPPHSLSFTDPNLGFSRAPSVSPPPVDLLSPAPGDSLQREAAFPFGHTHSRTSAGDVHNIPVIMEPKPSRCVCGHGALSGGGGRGEDDAKSQDSGSVFSGSGGHHGAFQKPAALQRFSSEDSLEDSYSSSSGASSGSESPSFDSSANKRLTVFARLSLSD, encoded by the exons ATGTCCAATATGCTCGACAACTTTCTCTCACGG AATTTGCTGAACCTCGCCCTGGACGATGCCTTCTCGTCACCAAAGTCTCCATCAAAAGTCTCTGGACCCAGTCGATTGAACCGCTCTGTCTCGTTCCtcatccccccttcctcctcctcctcctctccgacCTATAGCCCCAGCACGGAACAGGTTAACAATGGCGATGACAGCACTACCTTCTGGCCTGACAATATATGGAGTCAGGCCTCTCTCACCAAACAGCAACAGCTCCCCTTCAGGCCTGATCGCTCCATGAGTCTGACCGAGTCCAGCACCACCCTTCTCTCTTACTGTAGCCAGCTGAAAGACCTGGATGCCTTCTCCTTggctcctactactactactctggCTCCCCCGCCGGGCTTCCCTCCGTCCTCCTCTCTGGCCACCCAGATACAGCCCCAGACGCTGCTCCCATCCAACCGCTATAAGACTGAACTCTGCCGTGGCTTTCAGGAGAGCGGCAGCTGCAAGTACAGCAACAAGTGCCAGTTTGCCCACGGCGAGGCGGAGCTGCGCGGGCTGTACCGCCACCCCAAGTACAAGACAGAGCCCTGCAGAACCTTCTACAACTTTGGCTATTGCCCCTACGGGACCCGCTGCCACTTCCTCCATGAGGAGAAGAGTAGTGGGCCCTTGTCATCCGCTAAGTTCTCCAACCAGTGCCAGAGTCTCTCCAATGGCGGCCAGAACCCGAGGCACCAGCTCCGCCAGAGCGTCAGCTTCGCCGGTTTCCTGGGCTCGTCCCGGtcctctcctccgcccccccACTCGCTGTCCTTCACCGATCCCAACCTGGGATTCAGCCGCGCTCCTTCCGTTTCTCCTCCCCCGGTCGACCTCCTCTCCCCGGCCCCGGGCGACTCCCTGCAGCGGGAGGCGGCGTTCCCATTCGGCCACACCCACAGCCGCACCAGCGCCGGGGACGTCCACAACATTCCTGTGATTATGGAGCCCAAGCCTTCCCGCTGCGTGTGCGGGCACGGGGCGCTGAGCGGCGGTGGCGGCCGAGGGGAAGATGACGCCAAAAGCCAGGATTCGGGCAGCGTGTTCTCGGGCTCAGGGGGCCACCACGGGGCCTTCCAGAAGCCGGCCGCGCTCCAGCGCTTCTCCTCCGAGGACTCCCTGGAGgacagctacagcagcagcagcggggcATCCAGCGGAAGTGAATCCCCGTCTTTCGACAGCTCAGCCAACAAGAGGCTCACTGTGTTCGCACGCTTGTCCCTGTCAGACTAG